In one window of Bemisia tabaci chromosome 4, PGI_BMITA_v3 DNA:
- the LOC109033543 gene encoding translation machinery-associated protein 7, translating to MSGREGGKKKPLKAPKKGPKEMDDDEIALKQKQKETQKALQEAKAKAAQKGPLVGGGIKKSGKK from the coding sequence ATGTCTGGTCGcgaaggaggaaagaaaaaaccgtTGAAGGCACCGAAGAAAGGTCCCAAAGAGATGGACGACGACGAGATCGCGCTGAAACAAAAGCAGAAAGAGACCCAAAAGGCTCTGCAAGAAGCCAAAGCTAAGGCAGCACAGAAAGGACCCCTCGTAGGTGGTGGTATAAAGAAATCCGGAAAAAAGTAA
- the LOC109033498 gene encoding zinc finger protein 830: protein MSKRKISQEELRQLMKKVSTGTKRKIDSPLAKYSNDGTLTCILCNSVVRSENVWSVHINGKEHRGNIAKKKQQLAGIGSSTADTNRGLRLNSELVSNPLKRPLPGMPDHPPKKIKGILKNAPKPAASASLPTDFFDMNSSSSKVSVNNIPVTNGTPSANQDKMMDIDSDGVNDKGEPETLPEGFFDDPVADAKARNVEYKDPIEEELERFQREIQQEELLSTKIIEEDNEEATTQRQIEEIDEQSRIWSRMLELEIKKEKVAAHAKPKSSQNASDSSTDEEDFDEFLDWRSKKSFK, encoded by the exons ATGAGCAAgcgaaaaatttctcaagaagaACTTCGACAACTTATGAAAAAAGTTTCAACCGGAACGAAAAGGAAGATTGACTCACCtcttgccaa ATATTCCAATGACGGAACTCTAACATGCATTCTGTGCAACTCAGTAGTAAGGAGTGAAAATGTCTGGAGTGTGCACATCAATGGGAAGGAGCACCGTGGCAACATTGCGAAGAAGAAACAGCAACTTGCTGGCATTGGAAGTAGTACAGCTGACACGAATAGAGGGCTTCGCTTAAATAGTGAGTTGGTGTCAAACCCACTGAAACGGCCTTTGCCTGGAATGCCAGACCATCCTCCCAAGAAAATTAAAG gcatCCTAAAAAATGCTCCAAAACCAGCGGCTTCAGCATCCTTACCCACAGATTTCTTTGACATGAATTCATCAAGTAGTAAAGTTAGCGTTAATAACATACCTGTAACCAATGGTACACCGTCTGCAAATCAAGATAAAATGATGGACATCGATTCGGACGGTGTAAATGATAAAGGAGAGCCTGAAACACTACCTGAAGGCTTTTTTGATGATCCTGTTGCAGATGCTAAG GCACGTAATGTAGAGTACAAGGACCCCATAGAAGAGGAGCTAGAACGATTCCAGCGTGAAATTCAGCAAGAAGAACTTCTTTCAACTAAAATTATAGAGGAAGACAATGAAGAAGCAACAACACAACGTCAAATAGAAGAAATTGATGAGCAAAGTAGAATATGGTCTAG AATGTTGGAGCTAgagattaaaaaagaaaaggtgGCTGCTCATGCAAAACCGAAATCAAGTCAAAACGCAAGTGATTCATCAACTGATGAAGAAGATTTTGATGAGTTTCTGGATTGGCGGTCGAAGAAGTCGTTCAAGTAA